In the genome of Acidimicrobiales bacterium, the window GCCGTCACGCCAGCGTGACCGCCCCCCGGTCGGCGCCGGCGGCCAGCCGGGCGTACTTGGCCAGCACCCCGCTCGTGTAGCGGGGCGGCGGCGGCGCCCACCCCTCGCGGCGCCGCGCCAGCTCGGCCGGGTCGACCAGCACGTCGATGGTCCTGGCGTCGACGTCGATCACGATCCGGTCGCCGTCGCGCACGAACGCGATCGGCCCGCCGTCGACGGCCTCGGGGGCCACGTGGCCGATGCAGAACCCGTGGGTGCCGCCCGAGAAGCGGCCGTCGGTGACGAGGGCGGCGTCCGCGCCCCGGCCGGCGCCCTTCATCGCCCCGGTCACGGCCAGCATCTCCCGCATCCCGGGGCCGCCCTTCGGCCCCTCGTGGCGGATGACGACCACGTCGCCGGGCCGGATCTCGCCGCCGAGGATGGCGGCCATGGCGCCGTCCTCGCCGTCGAACACCCGGGCCCGGCCGTCGAAGCGGCTGACGTCGATGCCGGCCACCTTCACGACCGCGCCGTTCGGGGCCAGGGACCCGGTGAGCACGGCGATGCCGCCGATCGGGTGGATGGCGTCGGCCAGCTCCCGCACCACCCGGCCGTCGGGGGCCGGCGGGTCGAGGGCGGCGAGGTTCTCGGCCACGGTGCGGCCGGTGACGGTCAGGCAGTCGCCGTGGAGCAGGCCGGCGTCGAGCAGCTCCCGCATCACGACCGGCACGCCGCCCACCTCGTCGAGGTCGCTCATGTGGTACTTGCCGTGGGGCTTGGTGTCGCAGATGTGCGGGACCCGGCGGCCGACCCGGTTGAAGTCCTCGAGCTCGAGGTCGACCCTGGCCTCGGCGGCCAGGGCCAGCAGGTGGAGCACGGCGTTGGTCGACCCGCCCACCGCCATCGTGACGGCGATGGCGTTCTCGAAGGCCTCCCTCGTCAGGATGCGCCGGGGGGTGATGCCCTCCTCGAGGAGGTGGACGACGGCCTCGCCGCTCGCCCTCGCCACCTCCTCCCTGCGGGGGTCGACGGCCGGCGGGCTGGCGCTGCCCGGGAGGGCGAGGCCGATGGCCTCGGCCACCGACGCCATCGTGTTGGCCGTGAACATGCCGGCGCAGGAGCCCTCGGTGGGGCAGGCGTTGCGCTCGATGGCGTCGAGCTCCTCGCGGTCGATGGTGCCGGCCGCGTACGCGCCGACGGCCTCGAACACGCTGACGATGTCGAGCGCCCGCCCGTCGAGGTGGCCGGGGAGGATCGACCCGCCGTAGACGAACACCGAGGGCAGGTCGAGGCGGGCGCCGGCCATCATCATCCCGGGGAGCGACTTGTCGCAGCCGGCGAAGGTGACCAGCCCGTCGAGGCGCTCGGCGTGGGCGACGGTCTCGACCGAGTCGGCGATGACCTCCCGGCTGACGAGCGACGCCCGCATGCCCTCGTGGCCCATCGAGATGCCGTCGCTGATGGCGATCGTCGTGAACTCGAGCGGGTAGCCGCCGGCCGCCCGCACCCCCTCCTTGGCCCGCCCGGCGAGACGGGCGAGGGGCAGGTTGCACGGGGTCAGCTCGTTCCACGACGAGCACACGCCGACCTGGGCGCGCTCCCAGTCGTCGTCGCCCATGCCGACGGCCCGCAGCATCGCCCTGGCCGGGGCCCGCTCGAACCCGTCGGTCACCTCGCCACTGCGGATCTTGACCCGGCGCGCTCCCATCGCCCGCAGGCTAGGGCCGGCGGTGGACGCCGAGCAGCAGGCCGAGGGGCTCGCCGTCCGGGTCGGGCGGCCGCTCGGCGAACTCGTGCACGACGTCGAACACCCGCTCGCGCAGCTCGGCCAGGTGCTCGGCGTTCAGGCGGAGGCCCAACCGGGTCAGGCCCCTCGACGCGCCGGGGCCGGCCTGGAACACCTCCTCCCGGTAGGCGTCGATCATGGCCAGCTCGCCGGCGAAGGACTCGTCGGGCGGGAAGTGCTCGACCGACAGCCGCCAGGACTTCCCCGTCGACCGGTAGGGCTTCTCCCGTGCCCCCCTGGCGCCGGTCCGCACCGCCTCGACCCGCAGGAAGCCGGTGTCGACGAGCGTGCGCACGTGGTGGAGGACGGTCGCCGGGTCCCGCCCGAGCCGCTCGGCCAGCTCCTTGTTCGTGAGCGACTCGTCCTGGCAGAGGCGCAGGATGCGGAGCCGCAGCGGATGGGCCATGGCCCGCAGCTCCGCGGTGGTGGCCGGGGTGCGGCCCGGCGGCCCGACCGGCAGGGGGAGTGACATCGGTCGCCAGTGTAAGTGATTGACAACTCCCAATCACTCACCCAGACTGGCCGCCGTGACCTCGCTCGGCCCCGACTATCGCCGGTTCTGGACGGCGTCGGCACTGTCGAACCTCGCGGACGGGGTCTTCCAGGTCGCCCTCCCCCTGCTCGCCGTCCGCCTCACCCACTCGCCGGCGCTCATCGCCGGCGTGGCCTTCGCCAACCGGCTGCCCTGGCTGCTGTTCGCCCTCCAGGCCGGCGCCCTGGCCGACCGCCTCGACCGGCGGCGGACGATGTTCAACGTCGACCTCGTCCGCGTCGTGCTGATCGGCGGGCTCGCCGCGCTCACGGCCGCCGGCGCCGAGCACCTGTGGGCCCTCTACGCCGTCGCCCTCGCCCTCGGGGTGGGCGAGACCCTGTTCGACACGGCCGCCCAGTCGGTCATGCCGAGCGTCGTCGACCGCGACCAGCTGAGCAGGGCGAACGGCCGGCTCTACGCCGTC includes:
- a CDS encoding helix-turn-helix domain-containing protein, which translates into the protein MSLPLPVGPPGRTPATTAELRAMAHPLRLRILRLCQDESLTNKELAERLGRDPATVLHHVRTLVDTGFLRVEAVRTGARGAREKPYRSTGKSWRLSVEHFPPDESFAGELAMIDAYREEVFQAGPGASRGLTRLGLRLNAEHLAELRERVFDVVHEFAERPPDPDGEPLGLLLGVHRRP
- the ilvD gene encoding dihydroxy-acid dehydratase, translated to MGARRVKIRSGEVTDGFERAPARAMLRAVGMGDDDWERAQVGVCSSWNELTPCNLPLARLAGRAKEGVRAAGGYPLEFTTIAISDGISMGHEGMRASLVSREVIADSVETVAHAERLDGLVTFAGCDKSLPGMMMAGARLDLPSVFVYGGSILPGHLDGRALDIVSVFEAVGAYAAGTIDREELDAIERNACPTEGSCAGMFTANTMASVAEAIGLALPGSASPPAVDPRREEVARASGEAVVHLLEEGITPRRILTREAFENAIAVTMAVGGSTNAVLHLLALAAEARVDLELEDFNRVGRRVPHICDTKPHGKYHMSDLDEVGGVPVVMRELLDAGLLHGDCLTVTGRTVAENLAALDPPAPDGRVVRELADAIHPIGGIAVLTGSLAPNGAVVKVAGIDVSRFDGRARVFDGEDGAMAAILGGEIRPGDVVVIRHEGPKGGPGMREMLAVTGAMKGAGRGADAALVTDGRFSGGTHGFCIGHVAPEAVDGGPIAFVRDGDRIVIDVDARTIDVLVDPAELARRREGWAPPPPRYTSGVLAKYARLAAGADRGAVTLA